The following is a genomic window from Polycladomyces zharkentensis.
GATCGGCCCGACTGGATCGACCGATCCGTTCACATGGTGAAACAAGCGGTTGACAAGGGCGGATTCAGTCTGGTCAAGGTAAAAGTGGGCGGAAAGCCGATCAAAGAAGATCAACAGCACATCGCCGCATTGATCTCCACCCTGCGGGGAGCCGTGAAGTGGGCGGTGGATGCCAATCAGAGTTACGACATGGCTGCAGCCAGTCAGTGGATCAAAGTATTTAGCGAAAACGATCACTGGTTGTGGTTTGAAGAACCGCTTCCATTGGATTCGGTTGCCGCTTACCGGATGTTCAGGTCTCGATGCCCGATTGCGGTTGCGGGGGGAGAAAACGGTTCGAAACCGCAGCGCTTTCTATACTGGTGGCAGCAGGGTGTCTTGGATGTGATCCAACCGGACCCGGCTCATCTGGGTGGAGTGGGAAATTTCCTCGATACGCTCCGGATGGCACGTAATCTCGGGGTGCGAGTTTCCCCGCACGCGTTTGACGGGATATTGTCCCGGCTATACGCCGTACTGGCACAAAGCTGTCTCCCGCCATGGAGCAAAATGGCGGGAGAGGATGTCGAGCCGGTGGAGTGGGATGCAATGGAGAATCCGTTATCAAACCTGTT
Proteins encoded in this region:
- a CDS encoding mandelate racemase/muconate lactonizing enzyme family protein translates to MQIKAVETYPLFWQLSESYGDANGWKNYRASMWFRICTSSGLTGWGECTDWLPTLVKGFKDRVIPYLLGKCCLNRGELVATVRKWHPRIAAGLSMALTEIVAKRAGLSVCDLWGGRRRNEVPVYASFQSYTDRPDWIDRSVHMVKQAVDKGGFSLVKVKVGGKPIKEDQQHIAALISTLRGAVKWAVDANQSYDMAAASQWIKVFSENDHWLWFEEPLPLDSVAAYRMFRSRCPIAVAGGENGSKPQRFLYWWQQGVLDVIQPDPAHLGGVGNFLDTLRMARNLGVRVSPHAFDGILSRLYAVLAQSCLPPWSKMAGEDVEPVEWDAMENPLSNLLPVQPVGGRVRVPNGPGIGVEIEPRSLQQYLWDGTIYY